A genomic region of Colletotrichum destructivum chromosome 1, complete sequence contains the following coding sequences:
- a CDS encoding Putative AAA+ ATPase domain, ABC transporter type 1, transmembrane domain-containing protein produces the protein MDYSDYSSQRVLHTGSFTGFHRFGQLGSSYLSATADFKQPLCGNEEGWGPMSPFRYDFTPCFIDVWIASVAVFGVVFGSLAIAWLLQRKRPTDAPKDWHFWAKQTLLGLIIADVAVQLGIQINNYPGIWFGDFRFWTTVATIVSLGVIFAIQWLEHARLRNPNGVVLFYWLFLLIAYAVKLRSLISQQLYDSSPAYFITYTVGFGLSIIEFLIEWLWPRKVSAYETLIDEEECPIEYATVFSLLTFSWMTPLMRYGYKQYLTEDDLWGLAQKDQTKNTGEAFNRAWEYELKHHKNPSLWLAMFRAYGGPYAVAALFKVVNDVTQYVQPQLLRYLIAFVRSRNEPDEKNQPTIQGAAVALAMFAIAVLQTSMIHQYFQLAFVTGMRIKGGLASAIYKKSMKLSNEGRASKTTGDIVNYMAVDAQRLQDLTQFAQQVWSAPFQIIICMVSLYQLVGWSMLAGIGVMIIMMPAHGFIARIMRNLQKEQMKNKDKRSRLINEIINNMKSIKLYAWGAAFMNKLNFVRNDLELKNLRKIGATQAFANFTWSTAPFFVSCSTFAVFVMTQDKPLTADIVFPALTLFNLLTFPLAVLPMVITSIVEASVAVGRLTSFLTAEEIQSDAITVKPAPEEMGEETVVIRDGSFSWNRHEDREALKDIDFTAYKGELSCIVGRVGAGKSSFLQCILGDLWKVKGQVDVHGTTAYVAQGSWILNATVKENIVFGYRYDPDFYEKTVKACALVDDFVQLPDGDETVVGERGISLSGGQKARVALARAVYARADIYLLDDVLSAVDSHVGRHIIENVLGPRGLLNTKTRILATNAIAVLTEASYITMIRDGEIVERGTYKQLVAMKGMVNDLIKTAGQESGPSSAGSSGSSSETSTIIEAEGSSQEKNEMEEAQEQLPEMEPIKTGASVKNRKGRSSSMATLRRASTASFRGPRGKLTDEEVAGSKSKQTKEHVEQGKVKWNVYFEYAKNSNIVAVGVYLVALLASQTANIGASAWLNVWSDQNRNAGSNLHVGYYLGIYFAVGMGSSLLTVLQTLILWIFCSIEASRKLHERMANAIFRSPMSFFDTTPTGRILNRFSSDIYRVDEVLARTFNMLFVNAARSCFTLAVISIATPPFTALIIPITLIYYWIQRYYLRTSRELKRLDSVTKSPIYAHFQESLGGISTIRAYRQQQRFELENEWRVDANLKAYFPSISANRWLAVRLEFIGALVILAAAGFAVITVAFDIPLKEGSVGLAMSYALQITTSLNWIVRQTVEVETNIVSVERVLEYARLPSEAPEIVKSNRPPVAWPSKGSLEFKNYSTRYREGLDNVLKNINLDIKSHEKIGVVGRTGAGKSSLTLALFRIIEPTAGHISIDQINTSSIGLLDLRRRLAIIPQDAALFEGTVRDNLDPANVHDDTELWSVLEHARLKDHVSGMEGGLDATINEGGSNLSQGQRQLVSLARAMLTPSNILVLDEATAAVDVETDAMLQTTLRSPLFANRTIITVAHRINTILDSDRVVVLDKGEVVEFDKPQELIKKQGVFYGLVKQAGLDTSESSS, from the exons ATGGATTATTCCGACTATTCGTCGCAACGCGTCCTGCACACGGGGTCCTTTACCGGATTCCACCGCTTTGGACAGCTCGGCAGCAGTTACCTGTCCGCGACCGCTGATTTCAAGCAGCCGTTATGCGGTAACGAGGAGGGCTGGGGTCCCATGAGCCCCTTCAGATACGACTTCACGCCCTGCTTTATCGATGTATGGATAGCTTCTGTGGCAGTATTTGGTGTCGTCTTTGGATCTCTTGCGATAGCCTGGCTTCTTCAGCGCAAGAGGCCGACTGACGCTCCCAAAGACTGGCATTTTTGGGCTAAACAA ACCCTTCTCGGATTGatcatcgccgacgtcgcAGTGCAGCTCGGAATCCAAATAAACAACTACCCCGGCATCTGGTTTGGCGACTTCAGATTTTGGACGACTGTTGCTACGATCGTCTCCCTAGGCGTCATCTTTGCCATCCAATGGCTCGAGCACGCCCGCCTGCGCAATCCGAACGGCGTTGTATTATTCTACTGGCTCTTTCTTCTGATTGCGTACGCCGTCAAGCTCCGCTCCTTGATCTCGCAGCAGCTGTATGACTCGAGCCCGGCATACTTCATTACTTACACCGTGGGCTTCGGGCTGTCTATCATCGAGTTCTTGATCGAGTGGCTGTGGCCGAGGAAGGTCAGCGCATACGAGACTTTGATCGATGAGGAAGAATGTCCGATCGAATACGCTACCGTGTTCTCCTTGTTGACCTTCTCGTGGATGACTCCCCTGATGCGCTATGGCTACAAGCAGTATCTTACCGAAGATGACCTGTGGGGGCTTGCCCAGAAGGATCAGACCAAAAACACTGGAGAGGCGTTTAACCGGGCGTGGGAGTACGAGCTGAAGCATCATAAGAACCCTTCTTTGTGGCTGGCCATGTTCCGTGCTTACGGCGGTCCGTACGCGGTAGCCGCGCTCTTTAAGGTCGTCAACGACGTCACGCAGTATGTACAGCCGCAGCTTCTCCGGTACCTCATCGCCTTCGTGCGCTCTCGGAACGAGCCTGATGAGAAGAACCAACCCACCATTCAGGGTGCTGCCGTTGCCTTGGCTATGTTCGCGATCGCCGTGCTGCAGACCTCCATGATT CATCAATATTTCCAGCTTGCGTTCGTTACCGGCATGCGTATCAAGGGTGGCCTGGCATCTGCCATCTACAAAAAGTCCATGAAGCTGTCTAACGAGGGTCGCGCCTCCAAGACGACTGGCGATATTGTGAACTACATGGCTGTTGACGCACAACGTCTGCAGGATCTGACCCAGTTTGCCCAGCAAGTCTGGTCTGCCCCTTTCCAGATCATAATCTGCATGGTGTCTCTCTATCAGCTGGTCGGCTGGTCCATGCTTGCTGGCATTGGCGTAATGATCATCATGATGCCCGCGCATGGCTTTATTGCCAGGATCATGAGAAACTTGCAAAAGGAACAGATGAAGAACAAGGACAAGAGAAGCCGCTTGATCAACGAGATCATCAATAACATGAAGAGCATCAAGCTATACGCCTGGGGTGCCGCTTTCATGAACAAGCTAAACTTCGTCCGCAATGACCTCGAACTCAAGAACCTGCGCAAGATTGGAGCCACTCAGGCCTTCGCCAACTTCACGTGGAGCACGGCTCCATTTTTCGTTTCCTGCTCGACCTTTGCCGTGTTCGTCATGACGCAGGACAAGCCTTTGACCGCAGACATCGTCTTTCCCGCGCTCA CCCTCTTCAACCTCCTCACGTTTCCCCTGGCTGTTCTTCCCATGGTCATCACCTCCATCGTTGAGGCCAGTGTCGCCGTTGGTCGCTTGACTTCTTTCCTGACCGCTGAAGAGATCCAATCTGATGCGATCACGGtcaagccggcgccggaggagATGGGAGAGGAAACTGTCGTCATCCGAGATGGGTCTTTCTCTTGGAACCGCCACGAAGACAGGGAGGCTCTCAAGGACATCGATTTCACAGCCTACAAGGGCGAACTCTCTTGCATTGTTGGACGAGTCGGCGCTGGCAAGTCTTCTTTCTTGCAGTGCATCTTGGGCGATCTCTGGAAAGTCAAGGGCCAGGTCGACGTTCACGGAACTACCGCCTACGTCGCCCAGGGCTCTTGGATCTTGAACGCTACGGTCAAAGAGAACATCGTTTTCGGTTACCGCTACGATCCCGATTTCTACGAAAAGACCGTCAAGGCTTGCGCTCTCGTCGATGACTTTGTACAACTCCCCGATGGTGATGAGACAGTTGTAGGCGAACGAGGCATATCGTTGAGTGGTGGCCAGAAGGCGCGTGTGGCTTTGGCCCGTGCCGTCTACGCTAGAGCGGACATCTACCTCCTGGACGACGTTCTTTCGGCGGTGGACTCTCACGTTGGAAGACACATTATCGAGAATGTCCTGGGCCCCAGAGGTTTGCTGAACACCAAGACGCGAATTCTTGCCaccaacgccatcgccgtgcTCACCGAGGCCAGTTACATCACAATGATCAGGGATGGCGAGATTGTCGAGCGCGGAACTTACAAGCAGCTTGTGGCTATGAAGGGCATggtcaacgacctcatcaaGACTGCCGGGCAAGAGTCAGGTCCCTCTTCTGCCGGCTCAAGCGGTTCTAGCAGCGAGACATCAACCATcatcgaagccgagggcAGCAGCCAAGAGAAGAATGAGatggaagaagcccaagagcAGCTCCCAGAGATGGAACCCATCAAGACCGGCGCCTCCGTGAAGAACAGGAAGGGACGATCTTCTAGCATGGCAACCCTGCGCCGCGCTAGCACCGCCAGCTTCAGGGGACCCCGTGGCAAGCTTACCGACGAAGAAGTTGCTGGTAGCAAGTCCAAGCAGACCAAGGAGCACGTCGAGCAGGGCAAGGTCAAGTGGAACGTTTACTTCGAGTACGCCAAAAACAGCAACattgtcgccgtcggggtCTACCTGGTCGCCCTGCTGGCCTCTCAGACGGCAAACATTGGTGCTTCTGCATGGCTCAATGTATGGTCCGATCAAAACCGGAACGCAGGTAGCAACTTGCACGTCGGCTACTACCTCGGCATCTACTTCGCTGTCGGAATGGGCTCCTCGCTTCTTACGGTCCTCCAAACGCTCATCCTGTGGATCTTCTGCTCCATCGAGGCATCGAGGAAGCTGCATGAGAGGATGGCCAACGCCATCTTCAGGTCTCCCATGTCCTTCTTCGACACCACGCCGACTGGCCGCATCCTGAACCGGTTCTCGAGTGACATCTACAgagtcgacgaggtcctcgccaGGACTTTCAACATGCTGTTCGTCAATGCTGCTCGCTCTTGCTTCACCCTGGCAGTCATTTCGATCGCGACGCCCCCGTTCACTGCGCTTATCATCCCGATCACGTTGATCTACTACTGGATTCAGCGATACTACCTACGCACTTCTCGCGAGCTCAAAAGACTCGACAGTGTTACCAAGAGTCCCATCTACGCCCATTTCCAGGAGTCCCTCGGGGGTATTTCGACGATTCGCGCCTACCGTCAACAGCAAAGATTCGAACTTGAGAACGAATGGCGTGTTGATGCCAATCTCAAGGCGTACTTCCCGTCCATCAGTGCGAACCGTTGGCTGGCCGTGCGCCTCGAGTTCATCGGTGCTCtggtcatcctcgccgctgctggGTTTGCCGTGATCACTGTTGCATTCGACATACCATTGAAGGAAGGCTCCGTCGGTCTCGCCATGTCCTATGCCTTGCAGATCACGACGTCGCTCAACTGGATTGTGCGCCAGACGGTCGAAGTGGAGACAAACATCGTGTCTGTGGAGCGTGTTCTCGAATATGCCCGTCTGCCGAGCGAAGCCCCCGAGATCGTCAAGAGCAACAGGCCGCCTGTCGCCTGGCCGTCCAAGGGCTCTCTCGAGTTCAAGAACTACAGCACCCGGTACCGCGAGGGTCTAGACAACGTGCTAAAGAACATTAACTTGGACATCAAGTCACACGAGAAGattggcgtcgtcggccgcacGGGAGCGGGCAAGTCGTCATTGACATTGGCGCTTTTCCGCATCATCGAGCCGACCGCCGGTCACATCAGCATCGATCAGATCAACACGTCCTCCATCGGACTGCTGGACCTGCGCAGGAGACTGGCCATCATTCCCCAGGACGCCGCCCTGTTTGAGGGCACCGTCCGAGACAACTTAGACCCGGCCAACGTGCATGATGACACGGAGCTTTGGAGCGTGTTGG AACACGCCCGGTTGAAGGACCACGTATCGGGCATGGAAGGCGGCCTAGACGCAACGATCAATGAAGGAG GCTCCAACCTCTCACAGGGTCAGCGGCAGCTCGTGTCGCTTGCTCGGGCAATGCTGACGCCGTCCAATATCCTCGTGCTGGAtgaggcgacggcggccgtcgacgttgAGACGGACGCCATGCTGCAGACGACGCTGCGGTCACCGTTGTTCGCGAACcgcaccatcatcaccgttGCGCACCgcatcaacaccatcctcgatagcgaccgcgtcgtcgtGCTGGATAAgggcgaggtggtggagTTTGACAAGCCCCAGGAACTCATCAAGAAGCAGGGCGTGTTCTACGGCTTGGTCAAACAGGCCGGTCTGGATACCTCAGAGTCATCGTCATAG
- a CDS encoding Putative NF-kappa-B inhibitor-like protein has protein sequence MTSPPASPRRRHILSSVNPEERREPAPRLTKHSSPAPGATEPKGEETSTAGDGENLQPKPSRIRLKSKHSRSSRSHRDRDRDRDDVEGRSSHHRHHHRRRHRRRSRSPTPPDPYEQKPLDPDAAFRESLFDAMADDEGAAYWQGVYGQPIHVYSNERPGPEGELERMTDEEYAQHVRQKMWEKTHQGLIEERARREEARKRKSEEEKRNRKLQEDMERSLRRGEERRRKRMWTRLWEEYAQAWSDWANDVDRIPWPVESGLRRDIDEKEVRRFIVNGLAVEEVGEKEFAAKLREERVRWHPDKMQQKLGGHVDDGVMKDITAVFQIIDKLWADTRSKA, from the coding sequence ATGACGAGCCCGCCAGCATCGCCGCGAAGGCGGCACATCCTGTCATCAGTCAACCCCGAAGAGCGTCGTGAGCCGGCGCCGCGACTCACCAAGCACAGCTCGCCCGCTCCCGGCGCAACCGAACcaaaaggagaagaaacaTCAACAGCAGGCGATGGCGAAAACCTACAGCCTAAGCCATCTCGTATCCGGCTGAAGTCGAAAcactcgaggtcgagccGGTCGCATCGTgaccgcgaccgcgaccgcgacgatgtcgagggtCGTTCCtcccatcaccgtcaccaccaccgtcggcgacatcgaAGGCGATCGCGATCCCCAACCCCGCCCGACCCCTACGAACAAAAGCCCCTCGACCCGGATGCCGCGTTTCGCGAATCCCTCTTCGACGCGAtggccgacgatgaaggcgcggCGTATTGGCAAGGCGTCTACGGACAGCCGATACACGTTTACTCTAACGAGCGGCCCGGCCCGGAGGGCGAGCTGGAGCGTATGACGGATGAAGAGTATGCCCAGCACGTCCGGCAGAagatgtgggagaagacgcACCAGGGTCTGATTGAGGAGAGGGCCCGGCGGGAGGAGGCACGGAAACGCAAGagtgaggaagagaagcgGAATAGAAAACTGCAGGAAGACATGGAGCGAAGCCTCCGCCGCGGAGAGGAGCGCCGCAGGAAGAGAATGTGGACGCGGCTCTGGGAGGAATATGCGCAGGCCTGGTCTGACTGGGCCAACGACGTGGACAGGATACCGTGGCCCGTGGAGAGCGGGCTGCGCAGGGACATTGATGAGAAGGAGGTCAGGCGGTTCATCGTCAATGGgctggcggtggaggaggttggcGAGAAGGAGTTCGCCGCGAAGCTACGCGAGGAACGTGTGCGGTGGCACCCGGACAAGATGCAGCAGAAGCTCGGCGGGCACGTGGATGACGGCGTCATGAAGGACATCACGGCAGTTTTCCAAATTATTGATAAGTTATGGGCAGATACCCGGTCGAAGGCGTAG